A region from the Polyangium spumosum genome encodes:
- a CDS encoding ABC transporter substrate-binding protein, with product MKRTNFVGALVLSFAVSIASLAHAGPATDVVKAKQTALFDLLKKPGNDAKVSAMFDELLDYQALAEASLGSEWAARTDAEKAEFSALLKQLVRKSYERNLKKTIDFNIEYMAEAKKGDAIVVKTRAVSKKDARSEPVEIAYVMAEKNGAWRVKDIITDDVSLVSSYRSQFTKIVKKDGFPTLIKKMKDKIAKGDV from the coding sequence GTGAAACGAACGAACTTTGTCGGAGCGCTGGTCTTGTCGTTCGCCGTGTCGATTGCGAGCCTCGCGCACGCCGGACCGGCGACGGACGTGGTGAAGGCCAAGCAGACGGCCTTGTTCGATCTCCTGAAGAAGCCCGGGAACGACGCGAAGGTCAGCGCGATGTTCGACGAGCTTCTCGACTACCAGGCGCTCGCGGAGGCCTCGCTCGGGTCGGAGTGGGCGGCCCGGACTGACGCCGAGAAGGCCGAGTTCAGCGCTCTCTTGAAGCAGCTCGTCCGCAAGTCGTACGAGCGAAACCTCAAGAAGACGATCGATTTCAACATCGAGTACATGGCCGAGGCGAAGAAGGGCGACGCGATCGTGGTGAAGACGCGCGCCGTCTCGAAGAAGGACGCGCGCAGCGAGCCGGTCGAGATCGCGTACGTGATGGCCGAGAAGAACGGCGCCTGGCGGGTGAAGGACATCATCACGGACGACGTGAGCCTGGTGTCGAGCTACCGCTCCCAGTTCACCAAGATCGTCAAGAAAGACGGCTTCCCGACGCTCATCAAGAAGATGAAGGACAAGATCGCGAAGGGCGACGTCTGA
- a CDS encoding aspartate kinase: MQGSESPGRRRPIIVQKYGGSSVADVEKLGRVADRVVAAKRAGNDVVVVVSAMGKTTDGLLSLARQVAGQAGGAADPPRRELDMLLSTGERVSMALLSIAIQARGEAAISFTGSQSGILTNDRHFDARIIEVRPHRIEDELARGQIVIIAGYQGMSYRREITTLGRGGSDTTAVALAAALEAERCEIYSDVDGVYSADPRVVPDAKHLPELDHAVLQEMAECGAKVVCAQAVEWARRANIAIYARSTFDADDEGAKQTVVRKFGPREDLRARAVVGEGNVALGSLPDVARLDELLRVAGEAKVPLKDLSVNERGASFVISLLNVPDWRGAKQRLESALPSLELAPDVAVVSVVGDGLAATTEPLARLLATLRGVSASPRALTATPLRLGAVLPASALAEAQRALHRAFVEG; the protein is encoded by the coding sequence GTGCAAGGCAGTGAGTCTCCCGGAAGGCGGCGCCCGATCATCGTCCAGAAGTACGGCGGCTCCTCGGTGGCCGACGTCGAGAAGCTCGGGCGCGTGGCCGATCGTGTCGTCGCCGCGAAGCGCGCGGGCAACGACGTCGTCGTCGTCGTGAGCGCGATGGGCAAGACGACCGACGGGCTGCTCTCGCTCGCGCGTCAGGTCGCGGGCCAGGCCGGGGGCGCCGCCGATCCGCCGCGGCGTGAGCTCGACATGCTCCTCTCGACCGGCGAGCGCGTCTCGATGGCCCTGCTCTCGATCGCGATCCAGGCGCGCGGCGAGGCGGCGATCTCCTTCACCGGCTCGCAGTCCGGCATCCTCACGAACGACCGGCACTTCGACGCGCGGATCATCGAGGTCCGGCCGCACCGCATCGAGGACGAGCTCGCGCGCGGGCAGATCGTGATCATCGCGGGCTACCAGGGCATGAGCTACCGGCGCGAGATCACGACCCTCGGCCGCGGCGGCTCCGACACCACCGCGGTCGCGCTCGCCGCCGCGCTCGAGGCCGAGCGGTGTGAGATCTACAGCGACGTCGACGGCGTGTACTCGGCCGATCCGCGCGTCGTGCCCGACGCCAAGCACCTGCCCGAGCTCGACCACGCCGTGCTGCAGGAGATGGCCGAGTGCGGCGCGAAGGTCGTCTGCGCGCAGGCCGTCGAGTGGGCGCGGCGCGCGAACATCGCGATCTACGCGCGCTCGACGTTCGACGCGGACGACGAAGGCGCGAAGCAGACCGTGGTGCGCAAGTTCGGCCCGCGCGAGGATCTCCGCGCGCGCGCCGTCGTCGGCGAGGGCAACGTCGCGCTCGGGAGCCTGCCCGACGTGGCGAGGCTCGACGAGCTCTTGCGTGTCGCCGGCGAGGCGAAGGTGCCCCTCAAGGATCTCTCGGTGAACGAGCGCGGCGCGAGCTTCGTGATCTCGCTGCTCAACGTCCCCGATTGGCGCGGCGCCAAGCAGAGGCTCGAGAGCGCGCTGCCGTCGCTCGAGCTCGCCCCGGACGTCGCCGTCGTCAGCGTCGTCGGCGATGGTCTGGCCGCGACGACCGAGCCCCTCGCGCGTCTCCTCGCCACGCTCCGCGGCGTCTCCGCGAGCCCGCGCGCGCTCACCGCCACGCCGCTGCGCCTCGGCGCCGTCCTGCCCGCGAGCGCTCTCGCCGAGGCCCAGCGCGCGCTGCACCGGGCCTTCGTCGAGGGTTGA
- a CDS encoding DUF4911 domain-containing protein produces the protein MPSPDTAHPTDRACTPSASPAPEARSPGHGGPARRRRALPIPEVSAGMLVRRVDVRPADVVFLKGILEASEGLGTIFAERGGELVVAAPPDRQKDLDELLRDLTLEIHVRVHDDAASGSDR, from the coding sequence ATGCCCTCGCCCGACACGGCGCATCCCACCGATCGCGCCTGCACGCCCAGCGCCTCCCCCGCGCCCGAAGCGCGAAGCCCTGGCCACGGCGGTCCTGCGCGGAGGCGACGCGCGCTCCCGATCCCCGAGGTCTCGGCGGGCATGCTCGTGCGTCGCGTCGACGTTCGTCCCGCGGATGTCGTTTTTCTCAAGGGCATCCTCGAAGCGAGCGAGGGGCTCGGCACCATCTTCGCCGAGCGAGGCGGCGAGCTCGTCGTCGCCGCGCCGCCCGATCGCCAGAAGGATCTCGACGAGCTGCTCCGCGATCTCACGCTGGAGATCCACGTCCGCGTCCATGACGACGCCGCCTCGGGGAGCGATCGATGA
- a CDS encoding TlpA family protein disulfide reductase — MTRVSRALPLLLLLAAPSACSSAPAPDAPTRSVTRGPRIAFSYETIDGEALSTNTVAGRFTVIAFVATYDDSSHAQARFLSTLVKRHVPRINAGLVVLEPPHHKLLVESFAHVVDPPYPVAMADEATIAGAGPFQGLHHVPSVVVLDPEGREAFRHLGLASADALGAALRALQQGKMPEAQKPASSED, encoded by the coding sequence ATGACACGCGTTAGCCGCGCCCTGCCCCTGCTCCTGCTCCTCGCGGCCCCGAGCGCGTGCTCGTCCGCGCCTGCGCCCGACGCGCCCACGCGATCCGTCACGCGAGGCCCGCGTATCGCCTTCTCGTACGAGACGATCGACGGCGAGGCCCTCTCCACCAACACCGTCGCGGGCCGCTTCACCGTGATCGCGTTCGTCGCCACGTACGACGACTCCTCCCACGCGCAGGCTCGTTTCCTCTCCACGCTCGTGAAGCGGCACGTCCCGCGTATCAACGCCGGCCTCGTCGTCCTCGAGCCGCCGCACCACAAGCTCCTCGTCGAGTCCTTCGCGCACGTCGTCGATCCGCCGTATCCGGTCGCCATGGCCGACGAGGCCACGATCGCGGGCGCTGGGCCTTTTCAGGGCCTCCACCACGTCCCGAGCGTGGTCGTCCTCGATCCCGAGGGACGCGAGGCCTTCCGCCACCTCGGCCTCGCGTCGGCGGACGCCCTCGGCGCGGCCCTGCGGGCGCTCCAGCAAGGCAAGATGCCCGAGGCCCAGAAGCCTGCGTCGAGCGAGGATTAA
- a CDS encoding phosphate/phosphite/phosphonate ABC transporter substrate-binding protein yields the protein MAPEEEKTTLRVGVVLTSDPEGSRASLAAFCEELSAATGLEVQGLGGWNYNTLLEALETGEVDLGWLPPLVAMRATSRARVLPIALPVRNGASSYMTALYAPSTSPIRELADLQGLRAAWVDRQSAAGYIVLRAHLRSIGVDLDRAFRDNLFFGSHGAVARAVMQGDADVGATFVHVEPDPSHPRGERVVRAGWGDAAVHVITSAGPIPADVMAASVRVPVAVMRKVQRALVGSGESALGRAARALFGAEGFVVALSEHLDPLAKLIAAEA from the coding sequence ATGGCTCCGGAAGAAGAGAAGACGACGCTCCGCGTGGGCGTCGTGCTCACGTCGGATCCAGAGGGGTCACGCGCGTCGCTCGCCGCGTTCTGCGAGGAGCTGTCGGCCGCGACGGGCCTCGAGGTGCAAGGCCTCGGAGGCTGGAACTACAACACGCTGCTCGAAGCCTTGGAGACAGGCGAGGTCGATCTCGGCTGGCTGCCGCCGCTCGTGGCGATGCGCGCGACGAGCCGCGCGCGGGTCTTGCCGATCGCGCTGCCCGTGCGGAACGGCGCGTCTTCGTACATGACGGCGCTCTACGCGCCGAGCACGTCGCCGATCCGCGAGCTCGCCGATCTGCAGGGGTTACGCGCAGCGTGGGTCGATCGGCAGAGCGCGGCCGGGTACATCGTGCTGCGGGCGCACCTGCGCTCGATCGGCGTGGATCTCGATCGAGCCTTCCGCGACAACCTCTTCTTCGGCTCGCACGGGGCGGTGGCGCGCGCCGTGATGCAGGGCGACGCGGACGTCGGCGCGACGTTCGTGCACGTGGAGCCGGATCCGAGCCATCCACGCGGCGAGCGCGTGGTGCGGGCAGGCTGGGGCGACGCGGCGGTACACGTGATCACGAGCGCAGGGCCGATCCCGGCGGACGTGATGGCCGCGAGCGTACGCGTGCCGGTGGCCGTGATGCGCAAGGTGCAGCGCGCGCTCGTGGGCTCGGGGGAGAGCGCGCTCGGTCGCGCGGCACGCGCTCTCTTCGGCGCGGAGGGGTTCGTCGTGGCGCTGAGCGAGCACCTGGATCCGCTGGCGAAGCTGATCGCCGCCGAGGCTTAA
- a CDS encoding 2-hydroxyglutaryl-CoA dehydratase, with the protein METAVQKTRLPIMGSEKQPKIDEALEAELRAFEEAERERLGIKAERKQWVDNMLNPEVKRSERENVTLLISGLTAAQDFLVEGALGGLGYKIKNIGCPDQEGLQVGKEFGNRGQCNPTYFTVGNLVNYLIKLRDEQGLTSEEVVKNYVFLTAGACGPCRFGMYVTEYRKALRDAGFDGFRVMLFQQTGGLSQATGDDVGIDMNPAFFVGIVKGIVCGDVLNALGYRIRPYEVVPGATNKALEEAKRIIYTALHDQTNVFVALYKCRKLFEAIEVDRLRVRAKASIIGEFWAMTTEGDGNYQLQKFLESEGAENDIQLTTAWLLYNVWEVRHDTQDRMELRGVDDGTYALKEHQGEFDVAKRIATMRLAETALKVGFQAFAQPIGLHDYHLPDMDLVAKVAEDYYSNDLRGGEGHMEVGKLIVNTVRAKAHITVSVKPFGCMPSSGVSDGVQSLITGKYPGTIFCAVETSGDGATNFYSRIQMYMFKARIAAEQELERVLAEQGVTIEEVRAFLDANPKYKSALYYPPHRVAGTAANLVYVVAPLIKKSAAERAIDKAKHAAEALKDAAVAAPGAIAEVYRKATDPETITKVREDALVLKDIVRGKAMERFRPLLEQLMGKAVFENNPEIRTTTYEPIAAE; encoded by the coding sequence ATGGAAACTGCGGTCCAGAAGACGCGGCTGCCGATCATGGGCAGCGAGAAGCAGCCGAAGATCGACGAAGCGCTCGAAGCCGAGCTGCGCGCCTTCGAGGAGGCGGAGCGCGAGCGGCTGGGCATCAAGGCCGAGCGCAAGCAGTGGGTCGACAACATGCTCAACCCCGAGGTGAAGCGGAGCGAGCGCGAGAACGTGACGCTCCTGATCTCGGGCCTCACGGCGGCGCAGGACTTCCTCGTGGAAGGCGCGCTCGGCGGACTCGGCTACAAGATCAAGAACATCGGCTGCCCCGATCAGGAAGGCCTGCAGGTCGGCAAGGAGTTCGGCAACCGAGGCCAGTGCAACCCGACGTACTTCACCGTGGGCAACCTGGTGAACTACCTGATCAAGCTGCGCGACGAGCAGGGTCTGACGAGCGAGGAGGTCGTCAAGAACTACGTGTTCCTGACGGCCGGCGCGTGCGGGCCGTGTCGCTTCGGCATGTACGTGACGGAGTACCGCAAGGCGCTGCGCGACGCGGGCTTCGACGGCTTCCGGGTGATGCTCTTCCAGCAGACGGGCGGTTTGTCGCAGGCGACGGGCGACGACGTGGGCATCGACATGAACCCCGCGTTTTTCGTGGGGATCGTGAAGGGCATCGTGTGCGGCGACGTGCTGAACGCGCTCGGCTACCGCATCCGGCCCTACGAGGTCGTGCCCGGCGCGACGAACAAGGCGCTCGAGGAGGCGAAGCGCATCATCTACACGGCGCTGCACGACCAGACGAACGTGTTCGTCGCGCTCTACAAGTGCAGGAAGCTCTTCGAGGCGATCGAGGTCGACAGGCTCCGGGTGCGCGCGAAGGCGTCGATCATCGGCGAGTTCTGGGCGATGACGACGGAGGGCGACGGCAACTACCAGCTCCAGAAGTTCCTCGAGAGCGAGGGCGCCGAGAACGACATTCAGCTCACGACGGCGTGGTTGCTCTACAACGTGTGGGAGGTCCGTCACGACACGCAGGATCGAATGGAGCTGCGCGGCGTGGACGACGGGACGTACGCGCTGAAGGAGCATCAAGGTGAGTTCGACGTGGCGAAGCGGATCGCCACGATGCGGCTCGCGGAGACGGCGCTGAAGGTCGGATTCCAGGCGTTCGCGCAGCCGATCGGCCTGCACGACTATCACCTGCCGGACATGGACCTCGTCGCGAAGGTGGCCGAGGACTACTACTCGAACGATCTGCGCGGCGGCGAAGGTCACATGGAGGTCGGCAAGCTGATCGTGAACACGGTGCGCGCGAAGGCGCACATCACGGTGAGCGTGAAGCCGTTCGGCTGCATGCCCTCGTCCGGCGTCTCCGACGGCGTGCAGTCGCTGATCACCGGCAAGTACCCCGGTACGATCTTCTGCGCGGTCGAGACGAGCGGCGACGGAGCCACGAACTTCTATTCGCGAATCCAGATGTACATGTTCAAGGCGAGGATCGCGGCCGAGCAGGAGCTCGAGCGCGTGCTCGCGGAGCAGGGCGTGACGATCGAAGAGGTGCGCGCGTTCCTCGACGCGAACCCGAAGTACAAGAGCGCGCTCTACTACCCGCCCCACCGCGTCGCAGGGACGGCGGCGAACCTCGTCTACGTCGTGGCGCCGCTCATCAAGAAGTCGGCGGCAGAGCGGGCGATCGACAAGGCCAAACACGCGGCCGAGGCGCTCAAGGACGCGGCCGTGGCCGCGCCCGGGGCGATCGCCGAGGTCTACCGGAAGGCGACGGATCCCGAGACGATCACGAAGGTCCGCGAGGACGCGCTCGTCCTCAAGGACATCGTGCGCGGCAAGGCGATGGAGCGGTTCCGCCCGCTGCTCGAGCAGCTCATGGGCAAGGCCGTGTTCGAGAACAACCCCGAGATTCGGACGACGACGTACGAGCCGATCGCCGCAGAATGA
- a CDS encoding BadF/BadG/BcrA/BcrD ATPase family protein: MERRDPVVVGIDVGSTTVKAVVLEPETLEILWSDYQRHQTKQPEKVLEMLQQIEEAFPHSPREAWRVFMTGSGAAPLCPSLGAKFVQEVNAVTLAVEKLHPDVGSVIELGGQDAKIIIFKKDEKTGDKTAAPSMNDKCASGTGATIDKCMIKVGLPPEVVREIHFDDSKLHHVAAKCGVFAETDIVNLVKSGIPSTEILCSLADAIVLQNLSVLTRGSTLKHRVILLGGPNTYLPFLQECWRKRIPETWDERGYAWPKDRPIEETIFVPENAQYYAAYGSCVYGLREAPEVGLYAGTDGLVDYMKNGRKARLGESAGPPLVRTNDEIDEFRSLYAIPKFKPMQLEAGQVVRGVIGVDGGSTSSKAVLVDEDGEIVCKAYQLSKGNPIQDTKELLAQLRDYVHGRGATLEVLGFGATGYAADVLQETMRADVNIVETVAHMMSAVRYFGDVDVICDIGGQDIKVLFMKNGDIANFRLSNSCSAGNGMLLQAMADQFGLKVTEYADTAFQAELAPKFSYGCAVFLDTDRVNFQKEGFSKEELLAGLAQVLPKNVWQYVVQIPRLASLGRRFVLQGGTQYNLAAVKAQVDYIKERVPDAEVFVHPHTGEAGAIGAAFETLRVIKRRGTSTFIGLEAAIELKYHTKNDEETVCHFCPNECKRTFIDAERPDGSTARYISGFSCEKGTVESEDAMLALVADRKKIARQFPNCVDYESKLAFRSFHKGNPMPAEGTPIKDTVVKKGLFSVRRVETTRPFRRSGHEVQERLRRTRIGIPRVLNLYSTGPYFRAYFEALGIPKQNVIFSDETTEEMWVEGGKYGSVDPCFPSKVAQAHVHNLLFHHHSADKPLKYIFFPILTHVPSFGKNVMDNASCPIVAGVPDVMKAAFTKEVDFFATRGIEYLDPPLTFAEPLLTARRMYECWGPRLGITEDESDHAHREAMAALATFERELQEKGRAILETVEAENRVAILMVGRPYHSDPGLNHGIPEEFQVLGYPILSVRSIPRDDEYLRRYFKEEYARGQHPLDINDVWPENYSANSAQKVWAVKFAARHPNVVLLDLSSFKCGHDAPTYGIVDGIVSASATPYAALHDIDANKPGGSIKIRVKTYAHSLKLYQESLEDLAKKKAELSHNIDRKRLELLQLKQKQVAERKGADPELERQIMELSAKVRAYEAPPPAPPEPPKGLVQLKKKRADGSVVSV; this comes from the coding sequence ATGGAGAGACGTGATCCGGTGGTGGTCGGGATCGACGTGGGCTCGACGACGGTGAAGGCCGTCGTGCTCGAGCCGGAGACGCTCGAGATCCTGTGGAGCGACTACCAGCGCCACCAGACCAAGCAGCCCGAGAAGGTGCTGGAGATGCTCCAGCAGATCGAGGAGGCGTTCCCGCACTCGCCCCGCGAGGCGTGGCGCGTCTTCATGACGGGCTCGGGCGCAGCGCCGCTCTGCCCCTCGCTCGGCGCGAAGTTCGTCCAGGAGGTCAACGCCGTCACGCTCGCCGTCGAGAAGCTCCACCCGGACGTGGGGAGCGTGATCGAGCTCGGCGGGCAGGACGCGAAGATCATCATCTTCAAGAAGGACGAGAAGACCGGCGACAAGACCGCGGCGCCGTCGATGAACGACAAGTGCGCCTCGGGCACGGGCGCGACGATCGACAAGTGCATGATCAAGGTGGGCCTGCCCCCGGAGGTCGTGCGCGAGATCCACTTCGACGACTCGAAGCTGCACCACGTCGCGGCGAAATGCGGGGTGTTCGCCGAGACGGACATCGTGAACCTGGTGAAGAGCGGGATCCCGTCGACGGAGATCCTGTGCTCCTTGGCGGACGCGATCGTCCTGCAGAACCTGTCCGTACTGACGCGCGGGTCAACCTTGAAACACCGGGTGATCCTGCTCGGCGGGCCGAACACGTACCTGCCGTTCCTGCAGGAGTGCTGGCGCAAGAGGATCCCCGAGACCTGGGACGAGCGCGGCTACGCGTGGCCGAAGGATCGGCCGATCGAGGAGACGATCTTCGTCCCCGAGAACGCGCAGTACTACGCGGCGTACGGCTCGTGCGTGTACGGGCTGCGCGAGGCGCCCGAGGTGGGCCTGTACGCGGGGACGGACGGGCTCGTCGACTACATGAAGAACGGGCGCAAGGCGCGGCTCGGCGAGAGCGCGGGGCCGCCGCTCGTCCGGACGAACGACGAGATCGACGAGTTCCGCAGCCTCTACGCGATCCCGAAGTTCAAGCCGATGCAGCTCGAAGCCGGGCAGGTCGTACGCGGCGTGATCGGCGTGGACGGCGGGTCGACGTCGTCGAAGGCGGTGCTCGTCGACGAGGACGGCGAGATCGTCTGCAAGGCGTATCAGCTCTCGAAGGGCAACCCGATCCAGGACACGAAGGAGCTGCTCGCGCAGCTACGCGACTACGTGCACGGACGAGGCGCGACGCTCGAGGTGCTCGGCTTCGGGGCCACGGGCTACGCGGCGGACGTCCTGCAGGAGACGATGCGCGCGGACGTGAACATCGTCGAGACCGTGGCGCACATGATGAGCGCGGTGCGGTACTTCGGCGACGTCGACGTCATCTGCGACATCGGCGGGCAGGACATCAAGGTCCTGTTCATGAAGAACGGCGACATCGCGAACTTCCGCCTCTCGAACTCGTGTTCGGCCGGCAACGGGATGTTGCTCCAGGCGATGGCCGATCAGTTTGGGCTCAAAGTGACGGAGTACGCGGACACGGCGTTCCAGGCCGAGCTCGCGCCGAAGTTCAGCTACGGCTGCGCGGTCTTCCTCGACACGGATCGGGTGAACTTCCAGAAGGAAGGGTTCTCGAAGGAGGAGCTGCTCGCGGGGCTCGCGCAGGTGCTGCCGAAAAACGTCTGGCAGTACGTCGTGCAGATCCCGCGGCTCGCGTCGCTCGGGCGCAGGTTCGTCCTGCAGGGCGGCACGCAGTACAACCTCGCCGCGGTCAAGGCGCAGGTCGACTACATCAAGGAGCGCGTGCCGGACGCGGAGGTCTTCGTCCACCCGCACACGGGCGAGGCGGGCGCGATCGGCGCGGCGTTCGAGACGCTGCGGGTGATCAAGCGGCGCGGGACGAGCACGTTCATCGGTCTCGAGGCCGCGATCGAGCTCAAGTACCACACGAAAAACGACGAGGAGACCGTCTGCCACTTCTGCCCGAACGAGTGCAAGCGGACGTTCATCGACGCAGAGAGGCCGGACGGCTCGACGGCGCGATACATCTCGGGCTTCTCCTGCGAGAAGGGCACCGTGGAGAGCGAGGACGCGATGCTCGCGCTCGTGGCCGACCGGAAGAAGATCGCGAGGCAGTTCCCGAACTGCGTCGACTACGAGTCGAAGCTCGCGTTCCGCAGCTTCCACAAGGGCAACCCGATGCCGGCCGAGGGCACGCCGATCAAGGACACGGTCGTGAAGAAGGGCCTGTTCAGCGTGCGTCGCGTGGAGACGACGCGGCCCTTCCGGCGGAGCGGGCACGAGGTGCAGGAGCGGCTGCGCAGGACGCGCATCGGCATCCCGCGCGTCTTGAACCTCTACTCGACGGGCCCGTATTTCCGGGCCTACTTCGAGGCGCTCGGGATCCCGAAGCAGAACGTGATCTTCAGCGACGAGACGACCGAGGAGATGTGGGTCGAGGGCGGCAAGTACGGGTCGGTCGATCCGTGTTTCCCGTCGAAGGTGGCGCAGGCGCACGTCCACAACCTGCTCTTTCACCACCACTCCGCGGACAAACCGCTGAAGTACATCTTCTTCCCGATCCTCACGCACGTGCCGAGCTTCGGGAAGAACGTGATGGACAACGCGAGCTGCCCCATCGTCGCGGGCGTGCCCGACGTGATGAAGGCGGCGTTCACGAAGGAGGTCGACTTCTTCGCGACGCGCGGGATCGAGTACCTGGATCCGCCGCTCACGTTCGCCGAGCCGCTGCTCACGGCGCGGCGCATGTACGAGTGCTGGGGCCCGCGGCTCGGGATCACGGAGGACGAGAGTGATCACGCGCATCGCGAGGCGATGGCGGCGCTCGCGACGTTCGAGCGGGAGCTGCAGGAGAAGGGGCGCGCGATCCTGGAGACGGTCGAGGCGGAGAACCGCGTGGCGATCCTGATGGTCGGGAGGCCGTACCACTCGGATCCGGGGCTGAACCACGGCATCCCGGAGGAGTTCCAGGTGCTCGGTTATCCGATCCTCAGCGTGCGCTCGATCCCGCGCGACGACGAGTACCTGCGCCGCTACTTCAAGGAGGAGTACGCGCGCGGGCAGCACCCGCTCGACATCAACGACGTGTGGCCGGAGAACTACTCGGCGAACAGCGCCCAGAAGGTGTGGGCCGTGAAGTTCGCCGCGCGGCACCCGAACGTCGTGTTGCTCGATCTATCGAGCTTCAAGTGCGGCCACGACGCGCCGACGTACGGCATCGTGGACGGCATCGTGTCGGCGAGCGCGACGCCCTACGCGGCGCTGCACGACATCGACGCGAACAAGCCGGGCGGCTCGATCAAGATCCGCGTGAAGACGTACGCGCACAGCCTGAAGCTCTACCAGGAGTCCCTGGAGGACCTCGCGAAGAAGAAGGCAGAGCTGTCGCACAACATCGACAGGAAGCGGCTCGAGCTCTTGCAGCTCAAACAAAAGCAGGTCGCCGAGCGCAAGGGCGCGGACCCGGAGCTCGAGCGGCAGATCATGGAGCTCTCGGCGAAGGTGCGGGCCTACGAGGCGCCGCCGCCTGCGCCGCCCGAGCCGCCGAAGGGCCTCGTTCAGCTCAAGAAGAAGCGCGCCGACGGCAGCGTCGTGTCGGTTTGA
- a CDS encoding TetR/AcrR family transcriptional regulator: protein MDKAERRMDKAERRLELLRAARDVFATKGYHAAKVDDIVARASVAKGTFYLYFPDKRSVFVELVDGLFSRLGSAILKVDVRADIEAQIKHNIRGIVAVLLDDPALTQLLLSFAPGLDPAFAAKIRSFYDGVKTLLRLSLDEGQRLGIVAEGDTSIFATFTIGALKEIFTESTDRGQAWPREQLVDQLFGLLQRGYLRIDHALEAPAEAPPKPAKRPRKRRPASA from the coding sequence ATGGACAAGGCCGAGCGCCGAATGGACAAGGCCGAGCGCCGCCTCGAGCTCCTCCGCGCGGCGCGCGACGTCTTCGCGACGAAGGGTTATCACGCGGCGAAGGTCGACGACATCGTGGCCCGCGCGAGCGTCGCCAAGGGCACGTTTTATCTCTACTTCCCCGACAAGCGCTCCGTCTTCGTCGAGCTCGTCGACGGGCTCTTCTCGCGCCTCGGCTCCGCGATCCTCAAGGTTGACGTGCGCGCCGACATCGAGGCGCAGATCAAGCACAACATCCGCGGCATCGTGGCCGTTCTGCTCGACGATCCCGCGCTCACGCAGCTCCTGCTCTCCTTCGCGCCGGGCCTCGATCCGGCCTTCGCCGCGAAGATCCGCTCCTTCTACGACGGCGTGAAGACGCTCCTGCGCTTGAGCCTCGACGAGGGCCAGCGCCTCGGGATCGTGGCCGAAGGCGACACCTCGATCTTCGCGACCTTCACCATCGGCGCCCTGAAGGAGATCTTCACCGAGAGCACCGATCGCGGCCAGGCCTGGCCCCGCGAGCAGCTCGTCGACCAGCTCTTCGGCCTCCTGCAGCGTGGTTATTTGCGGATCGACCACGCCCTCGAAGCGCCCGCCGAGGCCCCCCCGAAGCCCGCCAAGAGGCCCCGCAAGCGCCGCCCCGCGAGCGCCTAG
- a CDS encoding glutamine amidotransferase, producing MPDESSDPSTRKIFIMKTGEPVPKVRERRGEFADLITSAIGDAWSGGYATFDAREDAPPDLREAAAIVITGSAANVPDREPWMLAAESFLRDVVGLGVPTFGICFGHQILAQALGGEVQRNPRGREIGTRAIHRLEDDPIFDGIPDVFSANVTHVDTVVRLPRGAVALAKNDLEDHHAIRFTETCYGVQFHPELDADVMRGYIEHRWETLASEGFVVEALHATIEEAELGRRTLLNFIRHILPRAAR from the coding sequence ATGCCTGACGAGAGCTCGGACCCATCGACGCGGAAGATCTTCATCATGAAGACGGGCGAACCCGTCCCCAAGGTGCGCGAGCGCCGCGGCGAGTTCGCCGACCTCATCACCTCCGCCATCGGCGACGCCTGGAGCGGAGGATATGCGACCTTCGACGCCCGCGAGGACGCGCCGCCGGACCTGCGGGAGGCCGCGGCGATCGTCATCACGGGCTCGGCGGCGAACGTGCCCGACCGCGAGCCGTGGATGCTCGCCGCGGAGAGCTTCCTGCGCGACGTCGTGGGCCTCGGCGTGCCGACATTCGGCATTTGTTTTGGACACCAAATACTCGCCCAGGCGCTCGGGGGCGAGGTGCAACGAAACCCGCGCGGCCGCGAGATCGGCACGCGGGCCATTCACAGGCTCGAAGACGACCCGATCTTCGACGGCATCCCCGACGTCTTTTCGGCGAACGTCACGCACGTGGACACGGTCGTGCGGCTGCCGCGCGGGGCCGTCGCGCTCGCGAAGAACGACCTCGAGGACCACCACGCCATCCGCTTCACCGAGACCTGCTACGGCGTGCAGTTCCACCCCGAGCTCGATGCCGACGTGATGCGCGGCTACATCGAGCACCGCTGGGAGACCCTCGCGAGCGAGGGGTTCGTGGTCGAGGCGCTGCACGCCACGATCGAGGAGGCCGAGCTCGGGCGGCGCACGCTCCTGAACTTCATCCGCCACATCCTCCCGCGCGCCGCCCGCTGA